The following proteins are co-located in the Bacteroidales bacterium genome:
- a CDS encoding sodium:solute symporter produces MRLIDIIIFIIYLAGIVIFGSSFYSKKRSSSSFTLGNKNIPTWVISMSIFATFVSSISYLALPGQAFQSNWNPFVFSLSIPFASWMAVKFFVPLYRSVNSPSAYTYLEMRFGPWAKIYASVMYLLTQLMRTGTILFLLALTLNVIVGWDMITIIIVTGISVMIYALLGGIQAVIWTDAIQGIILILGAVVCLIVLLFSMPEGPGQIFQIASENNKFSLGSLKPELTTSTFWVVLIYGIFINLQNFGIDQNYIQRYMTATTEKEAKKSAMWGGLLYIPVSLMFMFIGTSLFAYYSVNPGILPEGIQADRVFPLYIINNLPAGLTGLLIASIFAAGMSTISTSVNSSATVILNDYFKKSTDNPSSEKRSVRILYSSSLIFSILGILIAIAMINVKSALDVWWKLASIFSGGMLGLFLLGYFSKKVTNLSAIIGVVAGVLVIGWMSLSQFIFTSPELTRFTSPFHSYLSIVFGTMVIFITGFLLGVIIKGNIKNPSQPQ; encoded by the coding sequence TCGACATTATCATATTTATTATTTATCTGGCAGGGATAGTGATTTTCGGGAGTTCTTTTTACAGTAAAAAAAGATCTTCATCATCCTTCACTCTTGGAAATAAGAACATCCCAACCTGGGTCATCTCAATGTCGATATTTGCCACGTTTGTCAGCAGTATAAGTTATCTGGCCTTGCCCGGACAGGCGTTTCAGTCGAACTGGAACCCTTTTGTATTCAGCCTCTCTATTCCATTTGCCTCCTGGATGGCAGTTAAGTTTTTTGTTCCGCTTTACCGGTCTGTCAATAGTCCGTCAGCCTATACATATCTCGAAATGCGATTCGGACCATGGGCAAAAATCTATGCTTCGGTGATGTACCTTCTGACACAATTAATGAGGACCGGCACTATCCTTTTTCTTCTGGCACTTACACTCAATGTTATTGTAGGCTGGGATATGATCACTATAATAATTGTAACGGGAATAAGTGTTATGATCTATGCACTTCTGGGCGGGATACAGGCAGTAATATGGACAGATGCCATTCAGGGCATTATACTGATACTCGGCGCTGTTGTATGTCTAATTGTGCTCCTGTTTTCGATGCCGGAGGGTCCAGGACAGATTTTTCAGATTGCCTCAGAAAACAATAAGTTCAGCCTGGGGAGCCTGAAACCGGAACTTACAACATCAACATTCTGGGTAGTGCTTATTTACGGAATTTTTATAAATCTACAGAATTTCGGAATAGATCAGAATTATATCCAGAGATATATGACAGCAACCACCGAAAAAGAGGCCAAGAAATCAGCAATGTGGGGAGGGCTTCTTTATATACCTGTATCTCTGATGTTTATGTTTATCGGCACCTCTCTGTTCGCCTACTATTCTGTAAATCCCGGTATTCTCCCTGAAGGTATTCAGGCCGACAGGGTATTCCCTCTCTATATAATAAATAATCTCCCGGCAGGACTGACCGGATTGCTTATCGCATCAATTTTTGCAGCAGGTATGAGCACCATTTCAACAAGTGTTAACAGCTCTGCAACAGTAATTCTTAACGACTATTTTAAAAAATCTACCGATAATCCGTCTTCAGAAAAAAGATCTGTCAGAATACTCTATTCTTCCTCACTGATCTTCAGCATTCTGGGCATTCTTATTGCAATTGCTATGATAAATGTAAAAAGTGCACTTGACGTCTGGTGGAAACTTGCTTCAATATTCAGCGGAGGAATGCTGGGCTTATTCCTGTTGGGATATTTTTCGAAAAAGGTCACAAACCTTTCAGCAATTATCGGAGTAGTGGCCGGAGTACTCGTTATTGGCTGGATGAGTCTCTCCCAGTTCATCTTTACATCTCCCGAATTAACCAGATTCACAAGTCCGTTTCATAGCTATCTTTCAATAGTCTTTGGCACTATGGTGATATTTATTACCGGCTTTCTGCTAGGGGTAAT